The following are encoded together in the Streptomyces sp. NBC_00102 genome:
- a CDS encoding DEAD/DEAH box helicase gives MPEIALRPHQQEAVTAAVKALHTRSRATVVAACGTGKTLIAARTTARLAPHGRTLVLLPTLDLLSQTARSWNTAGRKGRAVAVCSARQATDHTPAGNLPMTTSPAELTALTTGQEGEPVTVYATYASLPAIVTAHQAHGLPAWALVVVDEAHRTAGRLGKAWAAVHHDDQIPAHHRLYLTATPRIWDADADADQNGTAETVASMDDESLFGPVAYRLTLSDAIDLGLLADYQILVPVIEDTTLRDWLATGPGAGVDGLRLAGRQVAVLKAIHDHKLRRVLTFHHRVQDARAFATTLPDTAAALPTDLQPDGLWSQWISGTHPPRVRRRILLDFAAHTHPEQPAVLANARVLGEGIDVPSIDAVVFADPKNSPVDTVQAVGRALRQQPGAGKKATLIVPVYLTPDEDPDDLLSADAYTPLWRTIQALRAHDSRLEARLADPRTHRPTLTGEPGHWLHFERPTGADEVALALTLRVLKPKSAEWRRGLAAARRYHRTHHHLDIPQTYEDPVGYPLGRWLTWQRHLHTQTALDTTRTHALEQLGIIWNPRQQAWDRGFTHAAAYATTHGHLAAPVDHHDPETGFALGRWLATQRKRADQLTPARTQALADLDPHWNPPWPLTWQRNYHTAKRHHEAGHALTTIPRTFATDNGIRLGQWLHTQHHKPPTHPDQINLLTTLGLHTASAPAVSTGPITPSTRERNFQRGLDAAQSFRERKGHLDVPQRHVEDLPDGTVVRLGLWLTNTRRRWHSLPPERRKALASMGIQPPCPPAEPQKRG, from the coding sequence ATGCCAGAGATCGCGCTGCGTCCGCACCAGCAGGAAGCCGTCACTGCCGCCGTCAAAGCACTGCACACCCGCTCCCGGGCCACCGTGGTCGCGGCCTGCGGTACAGGCAAAACCCTCATCGCCGCCCGCACCACAGCCCGCCTGGCTCCACACGGCAGGACTCTGGTCCTGCTGCCGACCCTGGACCTGCTGTCCCAGACGGCCCGCTCCTGGAACACAGCGGGCCGTAAAGGAAGGGCGGTCGCCGTCTGCTCGGCACGACAGGCCACCGACCACACCCCGGCAGGCAACCTGCCCATGACCACCAGCCCCGCCGAACTCACCGCCCTCACCACCGGCCAAGAGGGGGAGCCGGTGACCGTCTACGCCACATACGCCTCCCTGCCCGCCATCGTCACCGCCCACCAGGCCCACGGCCTACCCGCCTGGGCCCTGGTGGTCGTCGACGAGGCCCACCGCACTGCTGGCCGTCTCGGCAAAGCCTGGGCAGCCGTCCACCACGACGACCAGATCCCTGCCCACCACCGTCTCTACCTCACCGCCACCCCCCGCATCTGGGACGCCGACGCAGACGCCGACCAGAACGGAACAGCCGAGACCGTCGCGTCCATGGACGACGAGTCCCTCTTCGGCCCTGTCGCCTACCGCCTCACGCTCTCCGACGCCATCGACCTCGGACTGCTCGCCGACTACCAGATCCTCGTCCCCGTCATCGAAGACACCACCCTGCGCGACTGGCTCGCCACCGGCCCCGGCGCCGGCGTCGACGGTCTACGCCTGGCCGGCCGCCAGGTCGCCGTCCTCAAAGCCATCCACGACCACAAACTGCGCCGCGTCCTGACCTTCCACCACCGCGTCCAAGACGCTCGCGCCTTCGCCACCACGCTCCCCGACACTGCCGCCGCCCTCCCCACCGACCTGCAGCCCGACGGCCTGTGGTCACAGTGGATCAGCGGCACCCACCCACCCCGCGTCCGCCGCCGCATCCTTCTCGACTTTGCCGCCCACACCCACCCCGAACAACCCGCCGTCCTCGCCAACGCCCGCGTCCTTGGCGAAGGAATCGACGTCCCCTCCATCGACGCCGTCGTCTTTGCCGACCCCAAGAACAGCCCCGTCGATACCGTCCAGGCCGTCGGCCGCGCACTTCGCCAGCAACCCGGAGCCGGGAAGAAAGCCACCCTGATCGTCCCCGTCTACCTAACCCCCGACGAAGACCCCGACGATCTTCTTAGCGCCGACGCCTACACCCCCCTGTGGCGCACCATCCAGGCTCTCCGCGCCCACGACAGCCGCCTCGAGGCTCGCCTCGCCGACCCCCGTACCCACCGCCCCACCCTCACCGGCGAACCCGGCCACTGGCTCCACTTCGAGCGCCCCACAGGGGCCGACGAAGTCGCCCTTGCCCTCACTCTGCGCGTCCTCAAACCCAAAAGCGCCGAATGGCGCCGCGGCCTGGCCGCCGCCCGCCGCTACCACCGCACCCACCACCACCTCGACATCCCCCAGACATACGAGGACCCCGTCGGCTATCCACTCGGCCGATGGCTCACCTGGCAACGCCACCTCCACACTCAAACCGCTCTCGACACCACCCGCACCCACGCCCTCGAACAACTCGGCATCATCTGGAACCCCCGCCAACAAGCCTGGGACCGCGGCTTCACCCACGCAGCTGCCTACGCCACCACCCACGGACACCTCGCCGCCCCCGTCGACCACCACGACCCCGAAACCGGCTTCGCCCTCGGCCGCTGGCTCGCCACCCAACGCAAACGAGCCGACCAGCTCACCCCCGCCCGCACCCAGGCCCTAGCGGACCTCGACCCGCACTGGAACCCGCCTTGGCCCTTGACCTGGCAACGCAATTACCACACCGCAAAACGCCACCACGAGGCCGGCCACGCGCTCACCACCATCCCCCGCACCTTCGCGACCGACAACGGTATCCGTCTGGGGCAATGGCTCCACACCCAACACCACAAGCCACCCACCCATCCAGACCAGATCAACCTCCTGACCACCCTGGGCCTGCACACCGCCAGTGCACCCGCCGTCTCAACGGGTCCGATCACGCCGTCCACGCGGGAGCGGAACTTCCAACGCGGACTCGACGCAGCGCAGTCGTTCCGGGAACGCAAAGGCCATCTCGACGTGCCACAGCGCCATGTCGAAGACCTGCCCGACGGCACAGTGGTGCGTCTGGGGCTATGGCTCACTAACACCCGACGTCGATGGCACAGCCTGCCCCCTGAACGCCGCAAAGCACTTGCCAGCATGGGGATTCAGCCCCCGTGCCCGCCTGCCGAGCCCCAAAAACGAGGTTGA
- a CDS encoding endonuclease domain-containing protein, which yields MRPLHIPGQLCTFEGCNKPQDTRGWCRAHYTQSQRGDELKPLQEPKIACTFEGCDRPHLAQGLCRAHYTQRRKGRDLQPVRSVRDPQYLAQLREQGTSECRACARILPVEAFKVRGDGLPQPYCPSCASLRSQSKKFNVTVEFLTQLAQAQDEACAICRIPKGQTAWHLDHDHRCCPGQEKCGSCVRGLLCHACNTRGLAWYEQLPDHLRTFKLLDDYLDKPPAKVLQSTRSRPRGEL from the coding sequence ATGCGCCCTCTCCACATCCCCGGTCAACTCTGCACCTTCGAAGGCTGCAACAAGCCCCAGGACACGCGCGGATGGTGCAGGGCGCACTACACACAATCCCAGAGAGGCGATGAACTGAAGCCGCTGCAGGAGCCCAAGATCGCTTGCACCTTCGAAGGATGCGACAGACCACACCTAGCCCAGGGGCTGTGCCGCGCCCACTACACGCAACGCCGCAAAGGACGTGACCTGCAGCCTGTCCGCAGCGTCCGTGATCCCCAGTACCTTGCCCAACTGCGGGAACAGGGCACCAGCGAATGCAGAGCCTGCGCCAGAATCCTTCCGGTCGAAGCATTCAAAGTGCGTGGAGACGGCCTACCACAGCCGTACTGCCCCTCCTGCGCATCCCTGCGGAGTCAGTCGAAAAAGTTCAACGTCACCGTTGAGTTCCTTACTCAACTTGCCCAGGCACAGGACGAGGCCTGTGCCATCTGCCGTATCCCCAAGGGACAGACTGCGTGGCACTTGGACCATGATCACCGCTGCTGTCCTGGTCAGGAGAAATGCGGTAGCTGCGTCCGCGGCCTGCTCTGCCATGCGTGCAACACCCGGGGGCTTGCTTGGTACGAACAACTCCCCGACCACCTGCGCACGTTCAAACTCCTCGATGACTACCTGGATAAACCGCCAGCCAAGGTACTGCAGAGCACCAGGAGTCGACCCCGAGGGGAACTCTGA
- a CDS encoding transposase — MAELAAETDGRGHRLVVRNGRHRPRTVATADGPVEVTAPRVNDRRVDEATGERKRFSSKILAPWCRRSPKVSEVLPLLYLHGLSSGDSVPALEQFLGSAAGLSPATVTRLTKQWGDDHTVVRDQLGALVDALKTSHRPGVLCEAAVDLFQLSGELAFDSNRYTDAAAAYTLAASATSNARSYDLWACALVRHAYVGVYGRRYREAAEILEVARRVALRGDSALSTRHWVAAVQAEAYAGLGDFDACERALDEALLVVDLGDGAHNGGWLRFDGSRLAEERGARYVQLGRLDLAETALKSALESADLTQGQSFRRRGAVLVDLASIGARRHDAEQVAVYGTEALQLARQSGSGYVAHRLQALHADLTDLGRDRRVADLRAEISDLCTT, encoded by the coding sequence ATAGCCGAGTTGGCGGCGGAGACGGACGGGCGCGGGCATCGCCTGGTGGTCCGCAACGGCCGCCACCGGCCCCGGACGGTGGCGACCGCGGACGGCCCGGTGGAGGTGACTGCGCCGCGGGTGAACGACCGCCGCGTCGATGAGGCTACCGGCGAACGGAAGCGGTTCTCCTCGAAGATTCTGGCGCCGTGGTGCCGCAGGTCACCCAAGGTTTCCGAGGTCCTGCCGCTGCTCTACCTCCACGGTCTGTCCTCGGGGGACTCCGTGCCGGCGTTGGAACAGTTCCTCGGCTCGGCCGCCGGGCTGTCGCCGGCAACCGTGACCCGGCTGACAAAGCAGTGGGGCGACGACCACACAGTCGTGCGTGATCAGCTCGGCGCGCTGGTCGACGCACTCAAGACGTCCCACCGGCCCGGCGTCCTGTGCGAGGCCGCCGTCGACCTCTTCCAGCTATCCGGCGAGCTCGCGTTCGACAGCAACCGGTACACCGACGCCGCAGCCGCCTACACGCTCGCCGCGTCGGCCACCAGCAACGCCCGCTCATATGACCTGTGGGCATGCGCGCTGGTGCGCCACGCCTACGTGGGCGTCTACGGGCGCCGGTACCGCGAGGCCGCCGAGATCCTGGAGGTAGCCCGGCGGGTCGCGCTGCGGGGCGACAGCGCACTGTCCACACGGCATTGGGTGGCGGCCGTCCAGGCCGAGGCGTATGCGGGCCTCGGCGACTTCGACGCGTGCGAGAGGGCGCTCGATGAGGCTCTACTCGTCGTCGACCTGGGCGACGGCGCCCATAACGGCGGATGGTTGCGGTTCGACGGCTCCCGGTTGGCCGAGGAGCGCGGGGCCCGCTACGTGCAGCTCGGTCGCCTCGACCTCGCCGAGACTGCACTGAAGAGCGCCCTGGAGTCGGCTGACCTGACGCAGGGACAGTCGTTCCGCCGGCGGGGCGCCGTGCTCGTCGACCTCGCGTCGATCGGGGCGAGACGGCATGACGCTGAGCAGGTAGCGGTGTACGGGACTGAAGCTCTCCAGCTCGCTCGTCAATCCGGATCCGGATACGTCGCCCATAGACTCCAGGCCCTGCACGCTGATCTCACCGACCTGGGCCGGGATCGCCGCGTTGCCGACCTACGCGCCGAGATCAGCGATTTGTGCACCACATGA